In Nicotiana tabacum cultivar K326 chromosome 2, ASM71507v2, whole genome shotgun sequence, the following proteins share a genomic window:
- the LOC107762024 gene encoding putative protein phosphatase 2C 6 isoform X1 translates to MGICYSSSKSKSSDGLWDNKSESGKTDSKLRKSSYSGDFGTFLSKLSGGVGGGGGADRALHHIPGRLLANGATSVACLHTQQGKKGTNQDAMIVWENFCSRSATTFCGVFDGHGPYGHMVARKVRDTLPLLLHSEWEVKSIGDQRNASENGNANGGSHLDDVLDDDLIEAVEAESNEKFPEIHLPLKRSLLKAFRSMDKELKLHPSIDCFCSGSTAVSLVIQGQDIIVGNVGDSRAVLATRDKDNYLMAVQLTVDLKPNLPSLSLSLSLSLSLSLSLSLSDFVFQLFELEVFCLVGEAARIQKCKGRVFALQDEPEVARVWLPNSDSPGLAMARAFGDFCLKDFGLISVPDVYYHRITDRDEFVVLATDGVWDVLSNKEAVDIVASAPSRATAARALVDCATRAWRLKYPTSKSDDCAVVCLFLDGVSAPDVIVTETQYDLTKPPDVQMETIVTDGNAESADIIDTVSASHIAVLEHSGTTKDSSEIVPVDESVEEQLGDKGLGQSKRSLAECLSTAQDEEWSALEGVTRVNSLLSLPRFLSGDKRSASWRKWL, encoded by the exons ATGGGGATTTGCTATTCCTCAAGTAAAAGCAagagcagtgatgggttatgggACAATAAGAGTGAAAGCGGAAAGACTGATTCCAAGTTGAGAAAGAGCAGCTACAGTGGCGATTTCGGCACATTTTTAAGCAAGTTAAGTGGCGGggttggtggaggaggaggtgcagACCGGGCGCTGCATCATATTCCTGGACGGCTTTTAGCAAATGGCGCAACCTCAGTTGCTTGCTTGCATACTCAGCAAGGAAAGAAAGGAACCAATCAGGATGCCATGATCGTTTGGGAG AATTTTTGTTCGCGAAGTGCTACAACCTTTTGTGGAGTATTTGATGGACATGGTCCGTATGGCCATATGGTGGCAAGGAAAGTTCGAGATACCCTTCCACTTCTGCTGCATTCAGAGTGGGAAGTTAAGTCCATTGGAGATCAACGTAATGCTTCTGAGAATGGAAATGCTAATGGAGGTTCACATCTTGATGACGTCTTGGATGATGATTTGATTGAAGCTGTGGAAGCTGAGAGCAACGAAAAGTTCCCAGAAATACATCTTCCCCTTAAGAGGTCACTATTAAAAGCTTTCAGATCAATGGATAAGGAACTCAAGTTGCATCCGTCAATTGATTGTTTCTGTAGTGGGTCAACTGCTGTTTCCTTGGTAATACAG GGCCAGGACATAATAGTTGGTAATGTTGGTGACTCAAGAGCAGTATTGGCAACTAGAGATAAAGACAACTATTTAATGGCCGTACAGTTGACAGTAGATTTGAAGCCTAATCTTccaagtctctctctctctctctctctctctctctctctctctctctctctctctctctcagatTTTGTTTTTCAATTGTTTGAATTAGAAGTTTTTTGTCTTGTAGGAGAAGCTGCTAGGATACAGAAATGCAAAGGCAGAGTTTTCGCATTGCAAGATGAGCCAGAGGTTGCACGTGTATGGTTGCCAAACAGTGACTCTCCTGGTTTGGCAATGGCCAGAGCATTTGGTGATTTTTGTCTCAAGGATTTTGGTTTAATCTCTGTCCCTGATGTGTATTACCACCGCATCACTGATAGGGATGAGTTTGTTGTTCTAGCAACCGATGGG GTATGGGATGTCCTTTCTAATAAGGAAGCTGTGGATATTGTTGCCTCAGCCCCAAGTCGCGCTACAGCTGCCCGAGCTCTTGTTGACTGCGCGACAAGAGCTTGGAGGCTGAAGTACCCCACATCAAAGAGTGATGACTGTGctgtagtatgccttttcctggATGGTGTATCTGCACCTGATGTCATAGTGACAGAGACGCAATATGATTTGACAAAACCTCCTGACGTGCAAATGGAGACAATTGTTACAGATGGCAACGCTGAAAGTGCAGATATTATTGATACTGTTTCAGCTTCTCATATTGCTGTTCTTGAACATTCAGGTACTACAAAAGATTCCAGTGAGATAGTTCCTGTTGACGAGTCAGTGGAAGAACAGCTTGGTGATAAGGGTCTTGGCCAGTCTAAGAGAAGCCTAGCTGAGTGCCTTTCAACTGCACAAGATGAGGAATGGTCGGCCCTTGAGGGAGTTACAAGGGTTAATAGCCTTCTTAGTCTTCCTAGATTCTTGTCTGGTGACAAAAGGTCAGCCAGTTGGAGAAAATGGTTGTAA
- the LOC107762024 gene encoding putative protein phosphatase 2C 6 isoform X2, with the protein MGICYSSSKSKSSDGLWDNKSESGKTDSKLRKSSYSGDFGTFLSKLSGGVGGGGGADRALHHIPGRLLANGATSVACLHTQQGKKGTNQDAMIVWENFCSRSATTFCGVFDGHGPYGHMVARKVRDTLPLLLHSEWEVKSIGDQRNASENGNANGGSHLDDVLDDDLIEAVEAESNEKFPEIHLPLKRSLLKAFRSMDKELKLHPSIDCFCSGSTAVSLVIQGQDIIVGNVGDSRAVLATRDKDNYLMAVQLTVDLKPNLPREAARIQKCKGRVFALQDEPEVARVWLPNSDSPGLAMARAFGDFCLKDFGLISVPDVYYHRITDRDEFVVLATDGVWDVLSNKEAVDIVASAPSRATAARALVDCATRAWRLKYPTSKSDDCAVVCLFLDGVSAPDVIVTETQYDLTKPPDVQMETIVTDGNAESADIIDTVSASHIAVLEHSGTTKDSSEIVPVDESVEEQLGDKGLGQSKRSLAECLSTAQDEEWSALEGVTRVNSLLSLPRFLSGDKRSASWRKWL; encoded by the exons ATGGGGATTTGCTATTCCTCAAGTAAAAGCAagagcagtgatgggttatgggACAATAAGAGTGAAAGCGGAAAGACTGATTCCAAGTTGAGAAAGAGCAGCTACAGTGGCGATTTCGGCACATTTTTAAGCAAGTTAAGTGGCGGggttggtggaggaggaggtgcagACCGGGCGCTGCATCATATTCCTGGACGGCTTTTAGCAAATGGCGCAACCTCAGTTGCTTGCTTGCATACTCAGCAAGGAAAGAAAGGAACCAATCAGGATGCCATGATCGTTTGGGAG AATTTTTGTTCGCGAAGTGCTACAACCTTTTGTGGAGTATTTGATGGACATGGTCCGTATGGCCATATGGTGGCAAGGAAAGTTCGAGATACCCTTCCACTTCTGCTGCATTCAGAGTGGGAAGTTAAGTCCATTGGAGATCAACGTAATGCTTCTGAGAATGGAAATGCTAATGGAGGTTCACATCTTGATGACGTCTTGGATGATGATTTGATTGAAGCTGTGGAAGCTGAGAGCAACGAAAAGTTCCCAGAAATACATCTTCCCCTTAAGAGGTCACTATTAAAAGCTTTCAGATCAATGGATAAGGAACTCAAGTTGCATCCGTCAATTGATTGTTTCTGTAGTGGGTCAACTGCTGTTTCCTTGGTAATACAG GGCCAGGACATAATAGTTGGTAATGTTGGTGACTCAAGAGCAGTATTGGCAACTAGAGATAAAGACAACTATTTAATGGCCGTACAGTTGACAGTAGATTTGAAGCCTAATCTTccaa GAGAAGCTGCTAGGATACAGAAATGCAAAGGCAGAGTTTTCGCATTGCAAGATGAGCCAGAGGTTGCACGTGTATGGTTGCCAAACAGTGACTCTCCTGGTTTGGCAATGGCCAGAGCATTTGGTGATTTTTGTCTCAAGGATTTTGGTTTAATCTCTGTCCCTGATGTGTATTACCACCGCATCACTGATAGGGATGAGTTTGTTGTTCTAGCAACCGATGGG GTATGGGATGTCCTTTCTAATAAGGAAGCTGTGGATATTGTTGCCTCAGCCCCAAGTCGCGCTACAGCTGCCCGAGCTCTTGTTGACTGCGCGACAAGAGCTTGGAGGCTGAAGTACCCCACATCAAAGAGTGATGACTGTGctgtagtatgccttttcctggATGGTGTATCTGCACCTGATGTCATAGTGACAGAGACGCAATATGATTTGACAAAACCTCCTGACGTGCAAATGGAGACAATTGTTACAGATGGCAACGCTGAAAGTGCAGATATTATTGATACTGTTTCAGCTTCTCATATTGCTGTTCTTGAACATTCAGGTACTACAAAAGATTCCAGTGAGATAGTTCCTGTTGACGAGTCAGTGGAAGAACAGCTTGGTGATAAGGGTCTTGGCCAGTCTAAGAGAAGCCTAGCTGAGTGCCTTTCAACTGCACAAGATGAGGAATGGTCGGCCCTTGAGGGAGTTACAAGGGTTAATAGCCTTCTTAGTCTTCCTAGATTCTTGTCTGGTGACAAAAGGTCAGCCAGTTGGAGAAAATGGTTGTAA